One window from the genome of bacterium encodes:
- a CDS encoding IS1595 family transposase, whose product MEKVGKRVPGRSDRSGISLVELLRLFPSDEAAEAWLVGRRWPNKIACPKCGSVNVQARAKHRTMPFRCRDCRGRFSVRSGTVMECSNLGYQTWVFAVYIVTTSLKGVSSMKLHRDLGIGQKVAWFLLHRLREAMVGEDFMFCGPVEADETYVGGLEKNKHQDKRMKAAGGPSGKAIVAGVKDRETNKVAARVVADTSAPTLVGMVSDSVKRGATVFTDEAKGYLPLKRSGYGHEAVKHSVSEYVRGKARTNGMESFWAMLKRGYHGTFHHISPEHLDRYVAEFSHRHNERPLDTIDQMGRIVKGMDHKRLTYEQLLARGPHSRKRLRKTAS is encoded by the coding sequence ATGGAGAAGGTAGGGAAGAGGGTGCCTGGGCGGTCGGATCGGAGCGGCATCTCGCTGGTGGAGTTGTTGAGGTTGTTCCCGTCTGATGAGGCGGCGGAGGCGTGGCTGGTCGGGCGGCGCTGGCCGAACAAGATTGCGTGCCCTAAGTGCGGGTCGGTGAATGTGCAGGCGAGGGCGAAGCACCGCACGATGCCGTTCCGCTGCCGCGACTGCCGGGGCCGGTTCTCGGTGCGGTCGGGCACGGTGATGGAGTGCTCGAATCTGGGGTATCAGACGTGGGTGTTCGCCGTCTACATCGTGACGACCAGCCTGAAAGGGGTGTCGTCTATGAAGCTGCACCGCGATTTGGGGATCGGCCAGAAAGTGGCCTGGTTCTTGTTGCACAGGCTCCGCGAGGCGATGGTCGGCGAGGACTTCATGTTCTGCGGGCCTGTGGAGGCGGACGAGACCTATGTGGGCGGGCTGGAGAAGAACAAGCACCAGGACAAGCGGATGAAAGCCGCTGGAGGCCCTTCGGGGAAGGCCATCGTCGCGGGGGTGAAGGACAGGGAGACGAACAAGGTGGCTGCTCGGGTGGTGGCGGACACGTCAGCGCCGACGCTGGTGGGGATGGTGTCCGACAGCGTGAAGCGGGGCGCGACGGTGTTCACCGACGAGGCGAAGGGCTACCTGCCGCTCAAAAGGAGCGGGTATGGCCACGAGGCGGTCAAGCACTCGGTGTCGGAGTATGTCCGCGGCAAAGCCCGCACGAACGGCATGGAGTCGTTTTGGGCGATGTTGAAGCGCGGCTATCACGGGACGTTCCACCACATCTCCCCCGAGCATCTGGACCGCTATGTGGCGGAGTTCTCGCATCGGCACAACGAGCGGCCGCTGGACACCATCGACCAGATGGGCCGAATTGTCAAAGGCATGGACCACAAGAGGCTCACCTATGAGCAGCTACTTGCCCGAGGCCCCCACTCCCGCAAACGGCTCAGAAAAACAGCAAGCTAG